Proteins from a single region of Bradyrhizobium diazoefficiens:
- a CDS encoding caspase family protein: MFHLKSALIAAGLLGSLFGFACGPVSAQVAPVEPAAPAALQGPEQRVALVIGNSNYRNAPQLANPDNDAQSMAQFLNSAGFEVVSATDLGQNDMLRVVQDFSAKVSARGPNTVAMVYYAGHGVQLAGENYLVPVDAKVSNQTELVNDSVRLVDLMSTLETIPSRMRIVILDACRNNPFPSVNDAGRGLAIVDAPNGSIVGYSTAPGAEALDGNGGHSPYTQAFLNVAREPNIPIEQLFKRVRLAVNQTTGGAQTPWESSSLTSDFTFFGDTAVAANRAPVNMPVVQMASNLPSRSARRAYDYVLSEGKPEYYQEFIEMYPHDPLCDHIRWLLSNLLLSQAWHKAALANTPIGYQAFYDSYGNSPYAQMALKLQAQPKLIPLMQATKFLAPQTIAPTLKIGNLGRPKYMPLMQQAGSGSQMNGNLPVVQKPVDSNVGKIGTLPAPTNTTINNNGIGKIVTLPVTNTTQNTGSNKAGTPNGSPGKVVSMPVTIGKGGSATDEKPVIVQTQNNPIRINNGVKLNNNPVNKVQVQNNRPQFNATGNGGNNFRQSMNQAPSMGGGNFHRMH, from the coding sequence ATGTTCCACCTGAAATCCGCCCTGATCGCTGCGGGCCTGCTGGGAAGCCTGTTCGGCTTCGCCTGCGGCCCGGTTTCCGCGCAAGTCGCCCCTGTCGAACCGGCTGCGCCTGCCGCGCTGCAAGGCCCGGAGCAACGGGTGGCGCTGGTGATCGGCAATTCGAACTACCGCAACGCGCCGCAGCTCGCCAATCCCGACAACGACGCGCAGTCGATGGCGCAATTCCTCAACTCGGCCGGCTTCGAGGTCGTCTCGGCCACCGACCTCGGCCAGAACGACATGCTGCGCGTGGTGCAGGATTTCTCCGCAAAAGTGTCCGCACGCGGCCCGAACACGGTGGCGATGGTCTATTACGCCGGTCACGGCGTGCAACTCGCCGGCGAGAACTATCTCGTTCCCGTCGATGCCAAAGTCTCGAACCAGACGGAGCTGGTCAACGATTCCGTGCGCCTCGTTGACCTGATGTCGACCCTGGAGACGATCCCGAGCCGGATGCGCATCGTCATCCTCGACGCCTGCCGCAACAACCCGTTCCCCTCCGTCAACGACGCCGGCCGGGGCCTTGCCATCGTCGATGCGCCGAACGGCTCGATCGTCGGCTATTCGACCGCGCCGGGCGCCGAAGCGCTCGACGGCAATGGCGGCCACAGCCCCTACACGCAGGCCTTCCTGAACGTCGCGCGCGAGCCCAACATACCGATCGAGCAGCTGTTCAAGCGCGTGCGTCTCGCGGTGAACCAGACCACCGGCGGCGCGCAGACGCCGTGGGAGAGCTCCTCGCTCACCTCCGACTTCACCTTCTTCGGCGACACGGCCGTGGCCGCAAATCGCGCGCCGGTGAACATGCCGGTGGTGCAGATGGCCTCGAACCTGCCGAGCCGTTCGGCGCGCCGGGCCTATGACTACGTGCTGTCCGAGGGCAAGCCTGAATACTATCAGGAGTTCATCGAGATGTATCCGCACGACCCGCTGTGCGATCACATCCGGTGGCTGCTGTCGAACCTCCTGCTCTCGCAAGCCTGGCACAAGGCGGCACTGGCGAACACGCCGATCGGCTACCAGGCCTTCTACGACAGCTATGGCAACAGCCCCTACGCGCAAATGGCTCTGAAGCTTCAGGCGCAGCCGAAGCTCATTCCCCTGATGCAGGCCACGAAGTTTTTGGCCCCGCAGACCATTGCCCCGACGCTGAAGATCGGCAATCTCGGCCGGCCGAAGTACATGCCGCTGATGCAGCAGGCGGGTAGCGGGTCGCAGATGAACGGCAACCTGCCGGTCGTGCAGAAGCCGGTCGACAGCAATGTCGGCAAGATCGGCACCCTGCCCGCGCCGACCAACACGACGATCAACAATAACGGCATCGGCAAGATCGTGACGCTGCCGGTGACCAACACGACGCAGAACACCGGCAGCAACAAGGCCGGCACTCCTAACGGCTCACCCGGCAAGGTCGTGAGCATGCCCGTGACGATCGGCAAGGGTGGTTCGGCCACCGACGAGAAGCCGGTGATCGTTCAGACCCAGAACAACCCGATCCGCATCAACAACGGCGTGAAGCTCAACAACAACCCGGTGAACAAGGTGCAGGTGCAGAACAATCGGCCGCAGTTCAACGCGACGGGTAATGGCGGCAACAACTTCCGCCAATCGATGAATCAGGCGCCCAGCATGGGCGGTGGCAACTTTCACCGCATGCACTGA
- a CDS encoding MFS transporter: MQTESQIPIATSVKRRFAVSLALFYSAFFAVLGTHMPFFPVWLKAIGIDAAWIGLINALPAITRFTTLPQITALVEKRHAIRAGIMMSVLATAIGFAAVGLQQQPLALLLIYALTCMMWTPTMPLTDAYALRGVTRYGLDYGPLRLWGSAAFAAGSLACGYLVDSIAPRDLIWVIVAWAVVAVLASLLLQPLDDLRRRTTETHAGKALLRDAGFWAVIASAALIQSSHVAFYTFSAINWQAHGLGGVTIAGLWTLGVMAEIVVFALSPRFSLHPSTLMAIGGLSAVVRWLVTASEPPLALLAIAQLGHGLSFGMTILGTMTLLVQRVPSHQIARGQGYYAASNGLLGAVTSIVSGAIYARIGDGLYYVMAAMAAAGALVIWSARHRLKFHSE, translated from the coding sequence ATGCAAACCGAATCACAAATCCCCATCGCGACATCCGTCAAGCGGCGATTCGCCGTGAGCCTCGCCCTGTTTTACTCGGCCTTCTTCGCGGTCTTGGGCACACATATGCCGTTCTTCCCGGTCTGGCTGAAGGCGATCGGTATCGACGCAGCCTGGATCGGGCTCATCAACGCGCTGCCGGCGATCACGCGCTTCACCACGCTGCCGCAGATCACGGCCCTTGTCGAAAAGCGACATGCGATTCGCGCCGGCATCATGATGTCGGTGCTGGCGACGGCGATCGGATTTGCGGCCGTCGGCCTGCAGCAGCAGCCGCTGGCGCTGCTCCTGATCTACGCGCTGACCTGCATGATGTGGACGCCGACGATGCCGCTGACCGATGCCTATGCGCTGCGCGGTGTCACCCGTTACGGGCTCGACTATGGACCGTTACGGCTGTGGGGCTCGGCAGCCTTCGCCGCGGGCTCGCTCGCCTGCGGCTATCTCGTCGACAGCATCGCACCGCGCGACCTGATCTGGGTCATCGTCGCGTGGGCGGTCGTCGCGGTCCTGGCCAGCCTGCTGCTTCAGCCGCTCGACGATCTCAGGCGGAGGACGACGGAGACGCATGCCGGCAAGGCGCTGCTGCGCGATGCCGGCTTCTGGGCGGTGATCGCCTCGGCGGCGCTGATCCAGAGCAGCCACGTCGCCTTTTACACGTTCTCGGCCATCAATTGGCAGGCGCATGGTCTCGGCGGGGTGACGATCGCGGGCCTGTGGACGCTGGGCGTGATGGCCGAGATCGTCGTATTCGCGCTGTCGCCGCGCTTTTCGCTGCATCCGTCCACGCTGATGGCGATCGGTGGGCTAAGCGCCGTGGTGCGCTGGCTCGTCACCGCCAGCGAACCGCCGCTCGCGTTGCTCGCGATCGCCCAGCTCGGCCACGGTCTCAGCTTCGGCATGACCATCCTCGGTACCATGACTCTTTTGGTGCAGCGCGTGCCCTCGCATCAGATCGCGCGTGGGCAGGGCTATTATGCCGCGAGCAACGGGCTGCTCGGCGCTGTGACCTCGATCGTCTCAGGCGCGATCTATGCCCGCATCGGCGACGGCCTGTACTACGTCATGGCCGCGATGGCCGCTGCCGGTGCGCTGGTGATCTGGTCGGCGCGGCACCGGCTCAAGTTTCATTCCGAGTAG